The following coding sequences are from one Salvia hispanica cultivar TCC Black 2014 chromosome 3, UniMelb_Shisp_WGS_1.0, whole genome shotgun sequence window:
- the LOC125210207 gene encoding rust resistance kinase Lr10-like, with translation MTKNFENKLGQGGYGSVYKGKLRSGHLVAVKLLKESGAHGQDFINEITTIGRIHHVNIVQLVGYCAERSKRALIFDFMPNGSLDKYVFNREKTFSLNWDMKFKIAVEVARGIKYLHHGCDTQILHFDIKPHNILLDDKFVPKISDFGLAKLCAANKEAVTLTVARGTIGYVAPELINRSIGAVSYKADVYSFGMLLVEMLHLNKDLTRNNNESSMYFPNWIYDHLNQGRDIDIGNVDENDDRDIGRKMTIVALWCIQMSPDNRPSMNKVLEMLEGDVEHLHIPDYPSQIVYMPRNEVESWVTDSNDSKSLLHSNNYSNIIEIITY, from the coding sequence ATGACTAAGAATTTTGAGAATAAACTAGGCCAAGGAGGCTACGGTTCTGTTTACAAAGGGAAGCTGCGAAGTGGCCATCTTGTAGCGGTCAAATTGCTCAAAGAATCAGGAGCACATGGGCAAGATTTCATCAATGAAATAACAACTATTGGAAGGATCCACCATGTAAATATTGTCCAACTTGTTGGATATTGTGCTGAAAGATCCAAGCGTGCCCTCATTTTTGATTTCATGCCAAATGGTTCGCTTGATAAGTACGTCTTCAATCGAGAAAAAACTTTTTCATTGAATTGGgatatgaaatttaagattGCAGTTGAAGTGGCTCGAGGGATCAAGTATTTGCACCATGGTTGCGACACTCAGATCTTGCATTTTGACATCAAACCTCACAATATTCTTCTTGATGATAAGTTCGTCCCAAAAATATCTGATTTTGGGCTGGCAAAATTGTGCGCTGCAAACAAGGAGGCAGTGACATTGACGGTTGCCAGAGGAACAATAGGGTATGTTGCTCCTGAACTTATCAATAGAAGTATCGGTGCAGTGTCTTACAAGGCTGATGTATATAGTTTCGGGATGTTGTTGGTTGAAATGCTACACTTAAATAAAGACTTGACAAGGAACAATAATGAATCAAGTATGTATTTCCCAAATTGGATATATGACCACTTGAACCAAGGTAGGGACATTGACATTGGAAATGTCGATGAAAATGACGATAGAGACATTGGTCGGAAGATGACTATTGTTGCATTATGGTGCATACAAATGAGTCCTGACAATCGTCCATCAATGAATAAGGTATTGGAAATGTTAGAAGGTGATGTCGAACATCTGCATATTCCTGATTATCCATCACAAATAGTGTATATGCCAAGAAATGAGGTAGAAAGTTGGGTTACAGATTCAAATGATTCTAAATCATTGTTGCATAGTAACAATTACAGCAATATTATTGAGATTATTACTTATTAG
- the LOC125210206 gene encoding uncharacterized protein LOC125210206, with the protein MITTQKFIFFLTTSYLWILSLLHCADAKECSPSACGAIRNISYPFRLNSDPTHCGRSEFKLTCENNVSFINLYSIKYYVKAINYQNSTIRLADASINNDDICFFPVTFSYHEFTGPSYSYYFPSHFEELPVYLISCPNPLNNSSLFTDITAWYMLIPLAILGAT; encoded by the exons ATGATCACAACTCAGaagttcatcttcttcctcaccACTTCATATCTCTGGATTCTATCACTCCTCCATTGTGCTGATGCAAAGGAGTGCAGTCCTTCAGCCTGCGGTGCTATTCGCAATATCAGCTACCCTTTCCGCCTCAATAGCGACCCCACCCACTGCGGCCGTTCCGAATTCAAACTCACCTGCGAAAACAATGTCAGCTTCATCAATCTCTACTCCATCAAATACTATGTCAAAGCAATCAACTACCAAAACTCTACCATCAGATTGGCTGATGCTTCCATAAACAACGATGACATCTGCTTTTTCCCTGTCACTTTCTCATATCACGAATTCACCGGTCCTTCTTATTCCTACTATTTCCCTAGTCACTTTGAAGAATTGCCAGTTTACTTGATTAGCTGTCCCAATCCGTTGAACAACTCTTCCCTCTTTACAGATATTACTGCCT GGTACATGCTAATTCCTCTGGCCATTCTAGGTGCtacttaa